A window of Exiguobacterium sp. FSL W8-0210 contains these coding sequences:
- the mutL gene encoding DNA mismatch repair endonuclease MutL has protein sequence MGIIRELSDSLANRIAAGEVVERPASVVKELVENALDAGATQIDVELEEAGMKRMTIRDNGHGFYPDDAELAFVRHATSKIKDEHDLFRIKTLGFRGEALASIASVSKVTLKTKREDAEGIQVTLEYGTVVKRTPAAMNRGTELTVEHLFFNTPARLKYLKTTHTELAAITDVLNRMAFAHPDVKLRATHEGKTLIQTNGSGDVRQALASVYGHQTIQGTLVAKGANADYQLTCHLVKPEVTRASKNYITLILNGRSVKNFALTQAVLNGYHTLLPIGRYPIAVIEVTMDPLLIDVNVHPAKREVRLSKEMELCQLIQETIKMTLSRETLIPKVTPPKPKKDPSSQEKLDFSYVAEPVEETSSRAVWNYPIPKKPQEDDRPFVEKPLPFSNEDDLFEPIAPVKQDVVEPMEESHARPRFPHLDVIGQLHSSYIVCAGEDGMYMIDQHAAQERIKYETYKVMFGRPPEQRQQLLLPYTFEISSDDMKRMEEILPLLKDVGIEFEAFGPQSFIVREVPTWFPSHRQEETIQELLDEALMKRKIDLETYREDAAIMMACKKSIKANHPLNDEMMRRLIDDLAKTEMPFTCPHGRPVIIEWTTYELEKLFKRVM, from the coding sequence GTGGGAATCATTCGTGAATTATCCGATAGTTTAGCGAACCGAATCGCGGCGGGAGAAGTCGTCGAACGACCGGCATCGGTCGTCAAGGAACTGGTTGAGAATGCACTTGATGCCGGTGCGACCCAAATCGATGTCGAACTCGAAGAAGCCGGAATGAAACGGATGACGATCCGCGACAACGGACATGGGTTTTACCCGGATGACGCCGAACTGGCTTTCGTTCGTCATGCGACGAGTAAGATTAAGGACGAGCATGACTTGTTCCGAATCAAGACACTTGGTTTTCGCGGAGAGGCACTTGCCTCGATCGCGTCCGTAAGTAAAGTGACGTTGAAGACGAAACGCGAGGACGCAGAAGGAATTCAAGTGACGCTTGAGTACGGGACGGTCGTAAAGCGGACACCAGCAGCAATGAACCGGGGAACGGAATTGACGGTCGAGCATCTCTTCTTCAATACACCGGCTCGTTTGAAATACTTGAAGACTACACATACGGAGCTTGCCGCAATCACGGACGTGCTGAACCGGATGGCGTTCGCTCATCCAGACGTCAAACTTCGAGCAACCCATGAAGGGAAGACGTTGATCCAGACGAACGGATCAGGAGACGTCCGGCAAGCATTGGCGAGTGTCTACGGTCATCAAACGATCCAAGGGACGTTGGTCGCTAAGGGAGCGAATGCCGATTATCAACTGACATGTCATCTCGTCAAACCGGAAGTGACCCGTGCCTCGAAGAATTACATCACGTTGATTCTTAATGGACGTTCGGTCAAAAACTTCGCCCTGACGCAAGCGGTCTTGAACGGTTACCATACGCTCTTACCGATTGGACGGTATCCGATTGCGGTCATTGAGGTGACGATGGATCCACTCCTGATTGACGTCAACGTCCACCCGGCGAAACGGGAAGTTCGTCTTTCAAAAGAGATGGAGCTCTGTCAGTTGATTCAAGAGACAATCAAGATGACGCTCAGCCGAGAGACGTTGATTCCGAAGGTGACGCCACCGAAACCGAAAAAGGATCCGAGTAGTCAAGAGAAACTCGATTTTTCTTACGTCGCGGAACCGGTCGAGGAGACGTCATCGCGAGCAGTCTGGAATTATCCGATTCCGAAAAAACCGCAAGAGGACGATCGACCCTTTGTAGAGAAACCATTGCCGTTTAGTAACGAGGATGATCTATTCGAGCCCATCGCACCGGTCAAGCAGGACGTTGTCGAACCGATGGAAGAATCTCACGCGCGTCCGCGCTTTCCACACCTCGACGTCATCGGACAACTTCATTCGTCCTATATCGTCTGTGCCGGAGAAGACGGGATGTATATGATTGATCAACATGCGGCTCAGGAACGGATCAAATACGAGACGTATAAAGTCATGTTCGGTCGACCACCAGAGCAACGGCAGCAATTGCTCTTACCATATACGTTTGAAATCTCGTCAGATGACATGAAACGAATGGAGGAAATCCTTCCGTTACTAAAAGACGTCGGCATTGAATTCGAAGCGTTCGGTCCACAAAGCTTCATCGTCCGAGAAGTTCCGACGTGGTTCCCGTCCCATCGACAGGAAGAGACGATTCAAGAATTACTCGATGAGGCATTGATGAAACGGAAAATCGATCTTGAGACGTATCGGGAAGATGCCGCCATCATGATGGCATGTAAGAAATCGATCAAGGCGAATCATCCGTTGAACGATGAGATGATGCGTCGGTTGATTGATGATTTAGCGAAGACAGAGATGCCGTTCACGTGTCCACACGGACGTCCGGTCATCATTGAATGGACGACGTATGAACTCGAGAAGTTATTCAAACGGGTCATGTGA
- a CDS encoding DHA2 family efflux MFS transporter permease subunit, which produces MQSSKQSSRLYLILTVLMAGAFVAVLNSTLLNIALPSIMGSFGIQASTAQWLTTGYMLVNGIMIPTSAFLVQKFSTRQLFLTAMTLFSLGTIIAGQAHVFPLLLGARMMQASGSAIMMPLLMNVLLTGFPIEKRGQAMGIFGLVITFAPAIGPTLSGWILEHYEWRMLFHLVTPIALLVLFTGAFLLKKETVQSSLKLDLFSLVLSSFGFGGLLYGFSSAGSAGWGSWTVIGSLIIGVISLTSFIIRQFMLEEPMLEFGIFRYPMFALSQGISMVLNMSMFSAMILMPIYIQTIRGISPFHSGLLMLPGAIVMAIMSPITGRLFDRFGARILAIIGLSLTVLTTFSFSQLAADTSYAFLVIMYTLRFLGISMVMMPVMTNGLNHIPQHLTPHGTALNNTLSQVSGAIGSGLLVTIMTSRTKHHVPELASQPEAANPEWLQMQAMIEGINDTFFIATLLALAALILSFFIKKRRTTTLAVVESVDQEQKYA; this is translated from the coding sequence ATGCAATCAAGCAAGCAATCATCACGACTTTATTTAATTTTAACTGTCCTTATGGCAGGTGCGTTCGTTGCGGTCCTGAACTCAACGTTACTTAATATCGCCTTACCGTCAATCATGGGATCCTTCGGTATTCAGGCAAGCACCGCCCAGTGGTTGACGACGGGCTATATGCTCGTCAACGGAATCATGATTCCGACGTCAGCATTCCTCGTCCAAAAGTTCTCGACACGTCAACTGTTCTTGACGGCGATGACGCTGTTCTCACTCGGTACGATTATCGCTGGACAAGCACACGTCTTCCCGCTTCTACTCGGTGCGCGCATGATGCAGGCGTCGGGTTCCGCGATCATGATGCCACTGTTAATGAACGTTCTCTTGACCGGTTTCCCAATCGAAAAGCGTGGGCAAGCGATGGGAATCTTCGGACTCGTCATCACCTTTGCTCCAGCAATCGGACCGACATTGTCCGGGTGGATTCTTGAACATTATGAGTGGCGGATGTTGTTCCATCTCGTCACACCGATCGCATTGCTCGTACTCTTCACGGGTGCTTTCTTATTGAAGAAAGAGACAGTTCAAAGTTCACTTAAGCTCGATTTGTTCTCACTCGTCCTTTCAAGCTTCGGCTTCGGTGGTTTGTTGTATGGATTTAGTTCCGCCGGTTCTGCCGGATGGGGATCTTGGACGGTCATCGGATCATTGATCATCGGTGTAATCAGTTTGACTTCCTTCATTATACGTCAATTCATGCTCGAAGAACCGATGCTTGAGTTCGGGATTTTCCGTTATCCGATGTTCGCTTTATCGCAAGGGATTTCAATGGTCTTGAACATGTCGATGTTCTCCGCGATGATCTTGATGCCGATCTACATCCAGACGATTCGCGGTATCTCACCGTTTCACTCTGGTCTCTTGATGTTACCGGGTGCGATCGTCATGGCGATCATGTCACCAATCACAGGTCGTCTGTTCGACCGATTCGGTGCTCGGATCCTTGCGATCATCGGCTTATCACTGACGGTCTTAACGACGTTCTCGTTTAGTCAGCTAGCTGCGGATACGTCATACGCGTTCCTCGTCATCATGTATACGCTACGTTTCCTTGGAATCTCGATGGTCATGATGCCCGTCATGACGAACGGGTTGAACCATATTCCGCAACACTTGACGCCACACGGTACGGCATTGAACAATACGTTGTCACAAGTATCGGGTGCGATCGGTTCAGGTCTGCTCGTGACGATCATGACGTCGCGGACGAAACATCACGTTCCGGAACTTGCTTCACAACCTGAAGCCGCTAATCCGGAATGGTTGCAGATGCAGGCGATGATCGAAGGAATCAATGATACGTTTTTCATCGCGACGTTACTCGCACTTGCTGCTTTGATCTTATCGTTTTTCATCAAAAAACGACGGACAACGACGCTCGCAGTCGTCGAATCCGTCGATCAAGAACAAAAATATGCTTGA
- a CDS encoding CidA/LrgA family protein: MRIIQIIAQIALIFCFSLSGDWVSETFQLPLPGNIIGLILLYLALKSRLIPLVAVERGGTFLLFVMPLFFVPALSGIMDYTAFLRTSGLQIVLIVVVSSLLTLVGSAYIVDRLAHRKEAVTRHE; the protein is encoded by the coding sequence ATGCGTATTATTCAAATCATTGCTCAAATCGCACTCATTTTTTGCTTTTCACTCAGTGGGGACTGGGTGAGCGAAACCTTTCAATTACCATTACCCGGTAACATCATCGGCTTGATTCTACTGTACCTAGCGTTAAAAAGCCGTCTGATTCCGCTTGTGGCCGTCGAACGGGGCGGGACATTTCTTCTGTTCGTCATGCCATTGTTCTTTGTTCCAGCACTATCCGGAATCATGGATTATACGGCATTTCTCCGGACATCCGGTTTACAGATCGTGTTGATCGTCGTCGTCAGTAGCCTTCTGACATTAGTCGGATCAGCGTACATCGTCGATCGTTTAGCACACCGAAAAGAGGCGGTGACACGACATGAATGA
- a CDS encoding ATP-binding protein — translation MKHWMTEKLGRQLMAIFYSVFALSVITSVASYLYVDNADGRTKEQVLDQLQKTQWFWFLNLMVFLFCLLFIVRPLIHRVTSQLRELNVKSRRLAEGKSISLEHDVDSHNEVGQLAASFYQMARSISSQHAELSAKNQEMEHNQEVLKQKQNELERALEVTRTNELHLQDRNELIETLASKESLFDYSSVISTIVRLTKTEFGALLLIKNNEIAQVVPKEMTEEQQESLKTESLLLKRVMISKETAHSSKKVANDDLIKYPYHVYEGVIPIMDPAKEELIACLYLARFDAPFNQQDLAELESFSKQIAISLMRMSLYEQMEYERKETAQLLNSVREAILYIKHEEKTILGNQALFDIFQSLQVEEDNDSMTFLEVRPETMFEQMDQKEAFEAYFEEVLSGEIPEGMFSLSIDQGEYFIQVYAEAIAHGEQSKGTILVFRDVTAETEVDRVKSELVSTVSHELRTPLSSIYGFTELMLKRDLDPERNKRYLQTIHDESKRLTNLVSDFLNVQRMESGKQEYDKQIFDLKEIVKEQIQFYQAATEQHSLQLDLNDEQDFMVEADANSMKQLLGNLLNNAVKYSPDGGDVVVTLTHQHNQIELSVRDFGIGIPSHSMPHLFSKFYRVDNSDSRKIGGTGLGLSICKEIVRAHDGNIEVESILGEGTVFRVKLPSATDALLEAE, via the coding sequence ATGAAACACTGGATGACTGAGAAATTGGGCAGACAGTTGATGGCGATTTTTTATAGTGTCTTTGCACTAAGTGTCATCACATCGGTTGCCAGTTATTTATACGTGGACAATGCAGACGGTCGGACGAAAGAACAGGTACTCGACCAGTTACAAAAGACACAATGGTTCTGGTTTTTGAACTTGATGGTTTTTTTATTTTGTCTACTGTTCATCGTCCGTCCATTGATTCATCGGGTGACGTCACAGCTCCGCGAATTGAATGTCAAAAGTCGTCGTCTTGCGGAAGGAAAGTCGATTTCGCTCGAGCATGATGTCGACAGCCATAATGAAGTCGGTCAATTGGCGGCATCGTTTTACCAGATGGCACGGTCGATCTCATCACAACATGCGGAATTGTCAGCAAAGAATCAAGAAATGGAACACAATCAGGAAGTATTGAAGCAAAAACAGAATGAGCTTGAGCGTGCCTTGGAAGTGACCCGGACAAACGAGTTGCATCTACAAGATCGGAATGAATTAATCGAAACGCTTGCGTCAAAGGAGAGTTTATTTGATTACTCGTCTGTCATCAGTACGATCGTCCGGTTGACGAAGACAGAGTTCGGGGCATTGTTATTGATTAAGAATAATGAAATCGCGCAAGTCGTTCCAAAAGAAATGACGGAAGAACAACAAGAGAGTCTGAAGACGGAGTCGTTACTACTAAAGCGAGTCATGATTTCAAAGGAAACGGCACATTCCTCAAAAAAGGTCGCGAACGACGATCTGATCAAATATCCGTATCACGTCTATGAAGGTGTCATTCCGATCATGGATCCGGCAAAAGAAGAATTGATTGCCTGTCTCTATCTAGCACGGTTTGACGCACCATTCAATCAACAGGATTTGGCGGAACTGGAATCGTTCTCGAAACAGATTGCGATCTCATTGATGCGAATGTCACTCTACGAACAGATGGAATACGAACGAAAAGAGACAGCACAACTGCTGAATTCCGTTCGGGAAGCGATTCTTTATATCAAACATGAGGAAAAGACGATCTTAGGGAATCAGGCATTGTTTGATATCTTCCAGTCGTTACAGGTCGAGGAAGACAATGACTCGATGACGTTTCTTGAAGTCCGACCAGAGACGATGTTCGAGCAGATGGACCAGAAAGAAGCTTTTGAAGCGTACTTTGAAGAAGTTTTATCGGGTGAGATCCCTGAGGGCATGTTCTCTTTGTCGATCGACCAGGGTGAATATTTCATTCAAGTTTATGCCGAAGCGATCGCGCATGGAGAACAGTCGAAGGGAACGATCCTCGTCTTTCGTGACGTCACGGCTGAGACAGAGGTTGATCGGGTCAAATCAGAACTCGTCTCGACGGTTTCGCATGAACTTCGAACACCGCTCTCTTCGATTTATGGCTTTACGGAGCTCATGTTGAAACGAGATTTGGATCCCGAGCGGAACAAAAGGTATTTGCAGACGATTCACGATGAATCAAAACGTCTGACCAATCTTGTCAGCGACTTCTTGAACGTCCAGCGGATGGAGTCAGGAAAGCAAGAGTATGATAAACAAATCTTTGATCTGAAAGAAATCGTCAAGGAACAAATTCAGTTTTATCAAGCAGCGACGGAACAACATAGTCTGCAGCTTGATTTGAATGACGAACAGGACTTTATGGTCGAAGCAGATGCGAACAGTATGAAACAGCTACTTGGAAATCTATTGAATAATGCAGTCAAATACTCACCGGACGGTGGGGATGTCGTTGTGACGCTGACCCATCAGCACAATCAGATTGAACTCAGCGTCCGTGATTTCGGAATCGGGATTCCGAGTCATTCGATGCCGCATCTATTCAGCAAGTTCTATCGTGTCGATAACTCAGACAGCCGAAAAATCGGCGGAACAGGTCTTGGATTATCGATTTGTAAGGAAATCGTTCGAGCACATGATGGCAACATCGAAGTCGAATCGATCTTGGGAGAAGGGACGGTTTTTCGGGTCAAGTTACCAAGTGCGACGGACGCGTTACTCGAAGCAGAATAA
- a CDS encoding 4Fe-4S single cluster domain-containing protein, which translates to MLRVLSLLPDSVVDGPGLRTVLFLAGCPHHCIGCHNPSSWDPAGGVAWTIDETVARIQATGHRRLTLSGGEPLLQAIALYRLLERLGPDYEVILYTGYVLKEIIKHREWYPLLRRLDGLIDGPFILSKLDRTTSFRGSTNQRIYNRQQLNKRLD; encoded by the coding sequence ATGCTACGCGTTCTCTCCCTTCTTCCTGACTCCGTCGTCGACGGTCCCGGTCTGCGAACGGTCCTGTTTCTTGCTGGTTGTCCACACCACTGTATCGGCTGTCATAATCCGTCCTCCTGGGATCCTGCAGGTGGCGTAGCTTGGACAATTGACGAGACGGTCGCGCGGATTCAAGCAACCGGTCACCGGCGCCTGACGCTATCCGGTGGGGAACCATTGTTACAAGCAATAGCGCTCTATCGGCTACTAGAACGACTCGGACCAGACTATGAAGTGATCTTGTATACGGGCTATGTGTTGAAAGAGATCATTAAGCACCGAGAATGGTACCCCTTGTTACGCCGACTAGATGGATTGATTGATGGTCCGTTCATCCTATCGAAACTTGACCGAACGACAAGCTTTCGGGGGAGTACGAATCAAAGAATCTATAATCGACAACAGCTAAACAAACGTTTGGATTAG
- a CDS encoding LrgB family protein — translation MNEALFWIILTILLFSVAMFLYQRHPRVWTLPILTVTAILILILVYSGVSHAEYMQGGQYLSKMLGPAITAFAIPLYQVRHHVRRFLPEIGLGVLLGTCIAMSSDLLLGLLLHLERTTNLALLPKSVTLPVALAISQKAGGTTTLTAAFVLLTGLTGSIVGPKLMTGLKIRHFVSRGVGLASIAHVMGATKSMSLDQREGAVGLLTMVLTAVCASILAPFLITWLYG, via the coding sequence ATGAATGAGGCACTGTTTTGGATCATTCTGACTATTTTATTGTTTAGCGTAGCGATGTTCCTCTATCAACGTCATCCTCGAGTCTGGACGTTACCAATCCTGACGGTAACGGCAATTTTGATCTTAATTCTCGTCTATTCTGGAGTCTCACACGCAGAATACATGCAAGGTGGACAATATCTATCGAAGATGCTTGGTCCAGCGATCACGGCATTTGCGATTCCACTCTATCAGGTCCGGCATCACGTCCGCCGTTTCTTACCGGAAATCGGACTCGGCGTGTTGCTTGGAACCTGTATTGCGATGAGTTCAGATTTGTTACTCGGTCTGCTACTTCATCTCGAGCGGACGACGAACCTTGCCTTGTTGCCGAAATCGGTCACGTTACCCGTTGCCTTAGCGATCTCACAAAAAGCAGGCGGGACGACGACGCTGACGGCTGCCTTCGTTTTATTGACCGGATTGACGGGATCAATCGTCGGACCAAAATTAATGACGGGCTTGAAGATTCGGCACTTCGTCAGCCGTGGAGTAGGCTTGGCATCGATTGCCCACGTCATGGGCGCGACGAAATCGATGAGTCTTGATCAGCGCGAAGGGGCGGTCGGTCTGTTGACGATGGTCTTGACGGCTGTCTGTGCCAGCATTCTCGCACCGTTTTTAATCACATGGTTATATGGCTAA
- a CDS encoding anaerobic ribonucleoside triphosphate reductase, with protein MESLEALLTPPQEIEQENANIDGKTPLAKLQRIAGEAARQMMRRHLEADVLQALDDNILYIHDADYYVTGTTTCAQIPLGQLLSNGFQTTHGSIRPAQDIRSALALAAIIVQANQNMQHGGQAFATFDDDLAPFVEKTYQREWTKLNDLVPHWKRRKRERHAWQETYEKTFQACEAFIHNTNSMHSRGGGQVPFLSVNYGTNTTQAGRLFQRALLTATERGLGKGETPIFPIQIFKVKQGVNLSPTDPNYDLFQLATRVTGKRLFPNFAFLDAPFNRQEQPGKAEVAYMGCRTRVFEDRGDIPSVTGRGNLSFTSINLVRLALQSQTVDQMFEVVQDTTRLACRQLIARYEFQASRTADEFPFLYQHVWKDGETLRNKDQVGPVLKHGTLAVGFIGLAECLTVLTGSHHGYSELAHRIGLALIQAMRTVVDDFGEQTGLNFSLLATPAEGLSGKFTRRDVSDFGEIEGVTDRPYYTNSFHIPVDAPVTIREKIQLEAPFHALCNGGHITYVETDGALAGNPEAIEDIVRLMAEAGIGYGSINHPVDRCLDCRTEQTIEDQCPVCGSGSIERIRRITGYLVGTLDRWNEAKRAEEQNRVKHDATRSLPSS; from the coding sequence ATGGAGAGCTTAGAAGCGTTACTCACACCACCGCAAGAGATCGAACAAGAGAATGCAAACATTGATGGCAAAACACCACTTGCGAAGTTACAACGGATTGCTGGGGAAGCAGCACGGCAGATGATGCGACGACATCTCGAAGCGGATGTCTTGCAGGCGCTTGACGACAACATTTTGTATATTCATGACGCCGATTATTATGTGACTGGGACGACGACTTGTGCCCAAATTCCGCTCGGTCAGTTACTCTCAAACGGATTTCAGACAACGCACGGTTCGATCCGTCCGGCGCAAGACATTCGTTCTGCCCTCGCCCTTGCGGCAATCATCGTCCAGGCGAATCAAAACATGCAGCATGGCGGACAAGCCTTCGCAACCTTTGATGATGATTTAGCGCCGTTCGTTGAAAAGACCTATCAACGGGAATGGACGAAACTAAATGACCTCGTTCCGCATTGGAAGCGGCGTAAGCGGGAGCGACATGCATGGCAGGAGACGTATGAAAAAACGTTTCAAGCATGTGAAGCATTCATTCATAATACGAATTCGATGCATTCGCGCGGTGGTGGACAGGTTCCGTTTTTATCCGTCAATTACGGAACGAATACGACGCAAGCAGGGCGGCTATTCCAGCGAGCCTTGCTAACAGCGACGGAGCGTGGACTGGGCAAAGGTGAGACACCGATTTTTCCGATTCAGATCTTTAAAGTCAAACAAGGCGTCAACCTGTCACCGACAGACCCGAATTACGATTTGTTTCAGCTTGCTACCCGCGTGACAGGAAAACGACTGTTTCCGAATTTTGCGTTTCTCGATGCGCCATTTAATCGCCAGGAGCAACCAGGAAAAGCAGAAGTCGCGTATATGGGATGCCGAACCCGTGTATTCGAGGATCGTGGAGACATACCGTCCGTCACAGGTCGTGGTAATTTATCCTTCACGAGCATCAATCTCGTCCGTTTGGCACTCCAGAGTCAAACCGTCGATCAAATGTTCGAAGTCGTCCAAGATACGACAAGACTTGCATGCCGGCAACTCATCGCACGGTATGAGTTCCAGGCAAGTCGAACGGCTGATGAGTTTCCATTTTTATATCAACACGTCTGGAAAGACGGTGAGACGCTAAGAAATAAGGATCAGGTAGGTCCGGTCCTCAAGCACGGGACGTTGGCGGTCGGCTTCATCGGTCTCGCGGAATGTTTGACCGTCCTGACGGGGAGTCATCATGGGTATTCCGAACTGGCACACCGGATTGGTCTTGCATTGATTCAAGCGATGCGGACGGTAGTCGACGATTTTGGCGAACAGACAGGGTTGAACTTTAGTTTACTCGCAACTCCGGCCGAAGGATTATCCGGTAAGTTCACACGTCGCGATGTCAGTGACTTTGGTGAGATCGAAGGAGTGACAGATCGACCGTATTATACAAATTCCTTTCACATTCCTGTCGATGCGCCGGTGACGATCCGTGAGAAGATTCAACTCGAAGCCCCGTTCCATGCATTATGTAATGGCGGTCATATCACCTATGTCGAGACGGATGGTGCGCTTGCTGGAAATCCGGAAGCAATCGAAGACATCGTTCGTTTAATGGCGGAAGCTGGAATCGGTTATGGATCAATCAATCATCCCGTCGATCGTTGTCTTGATTGCCGAACAGAGCAGACGATCGAGGATCAATGTCCGGTTTGCGGGAGTGGATCGATCGAACGCATTCGACGGATCACCGGATATCTCGTCGGTACGCTGGACCGCTGGAATGAAGCGAAACGGGCTGAAGAGCAGAATCGGGTGAAGCACGATGCTACGCGTTCTCTCCCTTCTTCCTGA
- a CDS encoding TetR/AcrR family transcriptional regulator — protein MNPKKKQLLDAAYQLFVEKGYQSTSIQDILEHSNVSKGTFYNYFSSKNELFIDVFNTVFEKMRTARKEILVGRDVSDYETFIQQGNCYLELMQKYKLYTLFEEAIASNEKELKTFMENNRLLEIEWTFERLRDLFGQTKEPYLLDLAVIYTGMLQYAMYFFRQSEPNTQPERVVRYVFNRLTHLVEDVSRTEEQLIPPRFLSVWLDRPQDEVVIRKDLFEKTSAHMKRLITLSSISDESKEAHEEVLDFIYEELLERKKPKIHLLRRALETMDEDPVFAGQEIMATYKTMVDEIARLRTKTS, from the coding sequence ATGAATCCAAAAAAGAAACAACTTCTAGATGCCGCCTATCAGCTATTCGTCGAAAAAGGTTATCAATCGACGTCCATCCAGGACATTCTTGAGCATAGTAACGTTTCCAAAGGAACGTTCTATAACTACTTCTCCTCTAAAAATGAATTATTCATCGATGTCTTTAATACCGTCTTTGAAAAGATGCGGACAGCGCGCAAGGAAATTCTCGTCGGACGAGATGTCTCGGATTATGAGACGTTCATTCAACAAGGCAATTGTTATTTGGAACTGATGCAAAAATATAAATTATATACGTTGTTCGAAGAGGCAATTGCTTCGAATGAAAAAGAACTGAAGACATTCATGGAGAATAACCGTCTTCTTGAGATCGAATGGACGTTTGAGCGGTTACGTGATTTATTCGGTCAGACGAAAGAACCGTATCTTCTAGATTTAGCTGTCATTTATACAGGGATGTTGCAATATGCGATGTACTTCTTCCGTCAATCCGAACCGAACACACAGCCGGAACGAGTCGTCCGTTATGTATTCAATCGATTGACGCATCTCGTCGAAGACGTCAGTCGGACGGAAGAACAGTTGATTCCCCCGCGCTTCCTATCCGTTTGGCTCGATCGGCCACAAGATGAAGTCGTCATTCGGAAGGATTTATTCGAGAAGACGAGTGCGCATATGAAACGCTTGATTACCTTGTCATCGATTTCTGATGAATCGAAGGAAGCCCATGAAGAGGTTCTTGATTTCATCTATGAAGAGCTGCTCGAACGGAAGAAACCGAAAATTCATCTTCTGCGTCGTGCGCTCGAGACGATGGACGAAGATCCGGTATTTGCGGGACAAGAAATCATGGCAACTTATAAAACGATGGTCGATGAGATTGCCCGCCTTCGGACCAAAACTTCCTAA
- a CDS encoding AAA family ATPase yields MIIWINGTFGVGKTTAAKGLQKRWSGSYIFDPEETGYFLRAQLPENKDDFQDEPLWRTFNRQLLEQLDTEDARIIVPMTLTNPAYFQEIIGTLRETGHDVRHIALMAKETTVKRRLISRFERPNSWGGQQAEQRLRQLSDPLFSQQIETDNLTKGQVIDAIALVTGIGLSPARS; encoded by the coding sequence ATGATCATTTGGATTAACGGTACGTTTGGCGTCGGGAAGACGACAGCAGCAAAAGGATTACAAAAGCGTTGGAGCGGATCATACATTTTTGACCCGGAAGAGACAGGCTACTTCTTACGCGCACAACTGCCGGAAAACAAGGACGATTTTCAGGATGAGCCGTTGTGGCGCACGTTTAATCGACAGCTCCTCGAACAGCTCGATACGGAAGATGCGCGGATCATCGTGCCGATGACCTTGACGAATCCAGCGTACTTTCAGGAAATCATCGGGACGTTACGCGAGACTGGACATGATGTCCGTCATATCGCCTTGATGGCGAAGGAGACGACTGTCAAACGCCGCCTGATCAGCCGCTTTGAGCGTCCAAACTCGTGGGGCGGTCAACAAGCGGAACAACGACTACGGCAATTATCCGATCCGCTGTTCAGTCAACAGATCGAGACGGACAATCTGACGAAAGGGCAAGTCATTGATGCGATTGCTCTCGTGACCGGGATTGGACTCTCGCCTGCCCGATCGTAA